The Triticum aestivum cultivar Chinese Spring chromosome 5A, IWGSC CS RefSeq v2.1, whole genome shotgun sequence genomic sequence CTTCTTGTGCATGCGTGCCACCTTTACCttggcttccttcttctttttctgttCCTCCCCATTTGTTTCCTTTCCTGTCTTTATTTTTTTCAATCTCTCCACTGTACGAACATCAATTGGTGGGTGTATGTCAATTTCTGTTGGAATGTTGCACAATAAAAGCCTCGTACTCTGCTTGTCTAGTGTGCTTCACAAATGAAGTCGGAACCATTTCATCCAAAGGCGCATCTAGGCGTAAAAGATGGGCACTGGAAAATAAATAATGAATCATAATAATCATCAGCAGGCATAACTCTCTGAACTGAAAAGCAACATGGTTAAAAAAAATCTATTAAACTAATGAAGATAGAAATATTGGCTTTCATTTTTGGTGTAGCAAATTCTCCCTCATTCATTTGAGTTAGCAAGCTTTTGCCAGATACTCTAGCTGCACATTCATCTACATGATTAGTCGTCGATACAACAAGTACGCATGTACAACATACACAAATATTAGTTTTTTGATGTGTTACCTGAAGCTCCATGCACAGTACTGCAGTTCAGTTCGTATTCTGCAACAGTAGCATTTTTAGGCAAGTCAGATGTGCGTCCTGATGGCTAGATGGGGAGGCATACTCTGGGTCACCAGTTGAATTATGGAGAAACAGGGCCACGCAAGATCCATCCATCACTGTTGATGCATGTTCAACATCCATAACAACAGATTCTAAAAAAACACCCATAATAACAGGAGAAGCCGTGATGATCGGCTGCAGCGTATCACGCGTCGAGGATGTGTCCACCATGCTCAGGGGAGTTCAGGGATACATTCTGTTGGGGCGGTCCGTTGTGGAGATCATCTCGGCAGATGAATTCCGTCGTGGCAAGTGTCCTTGTAGATGCATGCCATCGCGGGCGTGGTTGTCGTTGCGATGCATGTTGCGGTCTTGATTAGGGCTTGAAGGGAGACGGGGAGAAGGGGATTAGGAGAGCTGACTCCCCCAAGGGGTTATTAGCAAATTAGCACACATAACCTAGAGCTGGTGCGGGCGTGTTTTTGCAGTTTTCTATTGCTTTTGATCCGGTGCGTGAGATGGTGATCGGCCGGCTGAGGAGGCGATGGATACAGGGATGCACGACCCACCCCGGATGCACTTGATACGCCGCCttgtttgaattattattatttttaacaaAGGGAGTAACAAAGGAAACTACTAAAAACAATTCAAACACACATATAATTGTTGTTACAAAAAAATCATGAACACTAAAGCAAGTATCTAAGTTGTCTTTCCGTAAATCCTCCACATGACCCTAGTTAGATAGATATAATTTTTACGGCAACCAAATTGTACTTGAGTGATTTATACCTTGGACTACATGCTGAGAACTTCTTTGTAGACTATGTTCTTTGTAATATTTGCAGTGGAGTTGGactggccttcctttttttatccGGTACAGTAAGAATCTTCATATTACTTCTAGATGTAGCTCTAGAAAGAGCAACATAGAGCTGCCCGTGTGAAAATACTGGTTCAGGGAGGTATACACCAACATTTGGTATAGTTTGTCCTTGTGCCTTGTTAATGGTCATAGCAAAGCTAAGTCTAACTGGAAACTGCTTCCTCTTGAACCTAAATGGAAACATCTCATCGTCTGATGGGCAAAGAGGAATTCGAGGAAGGAACACCCTCTTACCAGCATGCTGGCCCAACACAATCTCAGCATCTATTGCATTCCTCATGAATCCTCGGACAATCAACCTCGTCCCATTGCACAAACCACTCGCTGGGTCAATGTTGCGTAACAATATAATAGGGCAATTAATTTTCAGCTTTAGGATATGGGGAGGTAGCCCATTAGGTGTTAATGAATTCAAGAATTCTGCAGGGTAGTAGTTGTGTGGATCATCCTCCGCGTGATCAAAACTGTAGTATATCATTTCCTCCCCAGGAAACCTCTCAATCATTTTCATGTTAATCTTGTCAACGTACTCATTCCGAGTTGACAAAATTGCTCGGGACGTTATGTAATTTGGATCCAAGAGGTTTTCTTCTAGGGTCATCTGGAAAACACTTTCAATAAGCTTATCAATATCAGTGGCGTCGCTGGTGTATGGTACACAAATCTCATCTGGAAGCCGTATGTAATCATCATCCACGGTATCTTCAGTGCCATTCCCAACAAGAAGAAGGTAATCAGCAAACCATGGATCGCTCTGAGCCCTCATATTACGGACAAGTCTTAGTTGTCTCATATTCTCTCAAAGGTAAGACTTACGCAGCGTCGCGTCAGTTATTTGGGACCTTGTTCCCTTACGAACAACAGGAAGCACTTGTTTGAAGTCTCCCCCAAACACAATTGTCTTTCCACCAAACGGCAGGTCAGGTCGAGCCATGATGTCCCTCATGCTATTGTCAAGGGCCTCGACCGCCTGCCGCTTTGTCATGGAGGCCTCGTCCCAAATTATGAGGGACGCCCTCATAAGAAGCTTAGTTGTCCCACTTTGCTTGGTCAAACTGCAGACCCCACCGTCTTCGGTGTTCAATGGTATTTTAAACCTTGAGTGTGCAGTCCTCCCTCCAGGCAAGATGGATGCAGCAACGCCTGATGTCGCTGTTGCAACAGCTATTTTACCCTCGGCACGTACTTTTGCAAGTAGTGCTTTGTACAGATAAGTCTTTCCCGTGCCTCCGGGTCCATCAACAAAGAACACACCTCCTTGGCCACTATTGATGGTCGCAAGTATCTCATCATATGCATATCTCTGTTTTGGGTTTAGGAAAGATGACAAGCCAAGGTGTTCTGGGTCCACCTCTATCGTGGACTCCTCTATGATCTCCCTAGCCTCATTATCTGAGGCATCATATGACTTGTCAATTTCTGGGAGAGGGAATGATGATATGTCCTTACCCATCGATTCAAGCATATTCTTTATATCTAATAACGCCATCTGCTCAACTGCATGGGGGCACATTTGTGTTAGTCGATAGTCTTCTGTCATAGCTTCCATGTGTCTGTCCCATAGGCCACACACATTGCTGGGTTCACAAAAGACCAATATAGTGGCAAATAGCCTCCGAAGGGAAGATAGCATATGAAAAACCTTAGCCTCATCAAGACACTCGTTGATAGTATTATCTGACTCGATAAGACCCCTCCTTTCAGCAGCTTCACGGAATGTCGAGTAAATAATACCATTCACTGTTCTAAGGCCTTGGAAGGATGTAGCACCTGTGACATGGTTTAGAAGCACTCTAAGATAATACCTCTCCCCTTCAGCTGGATGTGCAAACACAATTCTCCCAATCTGTGTGCGTTCATCCCTCCTTTTCCAATACTTTCCACCTGACATCCAAACAAAATAAGATGGGAAATCCTTATATAAAATTCCTCGAGCCAACTCATATTTCTTGTTTGCCTCAAAATACCCAGTCAGCATGGTCTTGGAAGCTCCTTCTTGAGAGAGGACATCATTCAGATTTGCACCCGCTGGAAACGACACCATGTGCATATTagggaggtggagttggagttgtCTAACAGATGGAAATATCAAGGTCAAAACCATATATCCTCCATAATGCTTCTGGTGGAGTAACCCACCTGGAATCTCGGTATTGCTTTATCTCATCAATGTTCCTATCACTATCCACCTCATCGATAGAAACAGATGCTCGATCATGCCCCTTATATATGTATTTAAAGAGGTACTTTACAGCTTTTATGCTTGAGCAAACCTCGACATTGATGTGGCAATTATACCTTCTTAGTAGGTAAGGATTATATGGAACAACCCACCTATTGTCTAACTCTTGGCCACGTACCTTTGCACGGCGTCCATCATCTCTCCTCCTATATATGGGATATGAGTCCTTTCCCTGAAGGGTTGACACATTAAATGGTCGTGGATAATAGTTCTTGCAGCTACCTTTCTGCATGCACACGTTCTTGGGGTTTAGGACTCCACACGGACCATGCATCATGTGCTTCACGACCATTTTGTACAACTCGGGATACTTGGATTTGTCTGGCAATTCAGAAGATATGAGACAGTCATATTGCTCTGGGCATGTTAGCTTGTACCTCCCCTCCATGATTAGGAGGAAATGAGCATGTCGTAGACCTCTTTTCTGGAACTCAACTACATACACATATGCTGCTACCTTACCAAGAATGTGCCTTTTAAAAAGTTGTATCTTGAGGTCTTCCAACTTTGCTCGAAATACTCGTACAATAAGATCAGGACGATCCTGTGGGGTTTGTCCAGGCTCTAGCTCACTAATTATTTCATCCCAATTAGGGTTGCAAGTCATGGTTAAAAAAATATCTGGCTTCCCATACTTTTGCACCAAGGCCATGGCATCAAGGTATCTTCGTCTCCTATCTCTTCTTCCCCCAATAAATGATGAAGGAACTATAGTCCGTTTACCCACTTCATCCGCACGGTTTTCCCCAGCTTGAAGGCTATCGACAACACCTTGGTATAGATCAGCACATATTTGTTTCTGGTGTTTTTTTgttataacatcccaaaattctaaattttggaatgttataataaatagattgattgattgattgtttgattgttgtgtgattgattgagtgaaattcgaaactttttgaaagttaaatgagagggaataaaaggactttcccaaactttcacccttttgcattttgatcttcgtgaattcaaattcttttcaaatacaaaaccctagagagaagatgacatgacttcttccatttaaataaatgaaaagggtgtttgaaaaatatttgaatttcattgggaaatattttccaattcagaaactttatgcaactcaatgattttcatgagagaagataaaatgacttcttcaaattatatgaaatatgagttgggagtttcaaagaattaaaattcaaagtttttttgaatttattttcaatttagagttatttgagtttttattcaaattatttttctccaaaaataaaatatatggaaattagggtaacatgattccctacaatagaaaattggagaaaaattaatttgaaatcattttggtatttttaaaatgatttttgttggattttaatagactagtagcactctttgatttatatgaatttgtgtggattttatttgaagttataaaaatgttcatgtcgtagaaaatctttttctgaaaattttgatatattatatgcctatataatatttttattttgttttgttctttttatttttgtttgtttgagAATATGTTAAAAAAAAACTTCttctctcctccgccgccgaactgggccggcccaataggccacggcccagcccagccagcgcGCCGCGGCCTTCCTCCTCGCGTGCCTCAGCAGGACTCACCGGAGTCCGGCTTCCCCACGCCGCGGGACGCCCCCTCACCCAAGGAAGGCCTCGGCCTCGTGCCTTTAAAAGGCGGGCCCCCGACGCCCcttcctctctctcctctccccgCATCCGCCGCCTCTGCCACTGTTTGCTGCTCGTCACCGCCGCCGcagcgcctcgccgcgccgccgcccgctgctgctACACCGTGCGCCGCTCCCCGCTGCCGCACCGCGCATTGCTGCTGCTCGCGCCGCTCGCCTTGCCCGCACGCCGCCGTGGCCGctcgtcgtcgcctcgccggaaACCGCCGCCGTCGCTGTTGCCGTCCGATCCGGTTTTATTTTAAGTTCggtgttttaaaaaaaaaccctagactaaatctgtttttttaggttttattaaacagcgaacgtccacgGTTTAGACCTTATAAGCGAATGTTCGccttttagtctttttctttttctgtaattttggccagggacctagatgtgaatactttatttacagtttagtccctgaacttcaaacgatcattactttttactcgttagtccaaatccaacgaaaccaacgcccacgtcttcgttacgatctcctctatccagtaaaacaacttaaacatgtttttgaaaagtttaaaatttgaattagaactgatttgtattcaaacttcttttgatcatatctttttatccgtaactccgtttgagttgattctttttgcaaattaaagctcttgacctaaactttctaataaggccaaattcacataattttggtactgttagaaattgttttatgttgcaagagctatttgcttggttttgatattttccgaatcgacttcttcgttctttccaatcttttgagtgattgcttatgtgtggttactattgtttgcttacaatagattgaccggagtgtgacgagtagagctatcaagagttttgagtgcgaatcatcttcatcaacattgcaggcaagttcacactttgatcatatcccctttcatacccagtttttatgcattagttccaatcctcaaacattgcgtgattaggatgtcattaacatgtgggtattgggaagtaaatgatcaggtagaacctattgccattttattatcaaacccctgggagttacttctacattatgcttatatcactatgctatgcacgtagacgtggattggtttgagagaattcatgaaagatgtgagagattattgttaactaaggtttaacttaaggtggctactataatacacatctgggtggattggttggggcaccctggggatataccagtggacttgcccggacacctggggatataccagtgttgtcctaggagatcctggggttaccgtgtgatcatcctatggttcgccacccaggctcaaagggatcataagattattcatgctagaaacttccgtgtgcagccacaagctattatgggctctagcatagttgactaagtcgtgcaaactcttacagtggtagactagcagatgtaggggatgtaggtggtacggtctacccgatcgtaaggtgctagcgcttctgaaagactatgtctcggtcatccgtcttctcaaacaccatgtagtgcgagaaaccaaacggaggcgatcgagtcttgtggggaaaagtgcgcaaacctctgcagaatgtatataaactaatcatgattagccgtgtccccgattatggacatcttgagtatctagtacctggattatcatgtgaatctcatcatgttaccttaaattaagtttgttgggtttaatgaggatatttaattgggattgagaatgctgtcaaccattctcaatgttctacaaccaccatgatagttaaataaaaatttattcctttgcagtagggaaaaattggcttttcgcaaaaaccttataaccatagagcttttccaccaaccttaaatgcatgtagtgatagcctttattcatcattatcctctggtgtgaatttgcaagtacattcaatgtattgaccctttgtggctgcaacgtctcatgttgcaggagtattttacgacgagtaagtgatacgttagggttacgatttctacactcgactttgccgttggtgttgatgggaatccacaaccttgttacttccgctattttggattgaggtaatagtattttacgttacctatacatgtgatttacctctgttataaatcctcgagtactgtgtgtgtcagcataccgatccagggatgacacgtaagcacagagacttgatacattcgggtcgggtcgctacattttaTATAGTCCAATCTTGAGCTTTCAACCTTGATGTACATATCAACCACATATTGTTGGAATAGTCGTTTACCGTATAGCATTGTGTTAAATACACCACGACGCATTTGAAACTTGTAGCAATAGTAGTCTCTAACGGAGACGCATAATCGACTATTTGTATATGAACCTATAAATGAGAGATAACAAAAGGACAATATTGGGAATCAGGAAAAGTAAGTACAATGAGGATAAACAACATTAACACATGTTATTTTCGTTATATGAATTACCTAGACTCTGTCGACCACTGCGACGGGACTGAAGCATCTCATTCAAGCTGACACCATTCTTTGGGATTTCAGGATGCCAACCAATCTCCCCTCTTGGGAAGAATAAAGGGTAAGACAACGGATCATAACATCCATAATATGGTTGGATGCTATATCTCTTGTTGTCGTTGCCGAACAATACTATGCTACGCTCAAAGTACTTACAGAGTTCACTACCCTCAACCCAAATAGCTGCAACCTCCGATGATATAGGCACATTATACCTCCGTTGGTACAACCTCATGTCGGTGTTCAGTTCAATACGGTATTCCTCAAGGTCATCGACTCCACCTAGATTCCTGAACGTTTCAGAATAAGGATTATCCTTCAGGATGTCAACAAGCCTTCGAATGACATCTCGGTCTAGGTTCGGGGAGCGCCGAAACCTATGTTGTAAACCGGGATCGTCATCATAGAAGTAGAGTTCCAAATGCTTTGGCCCATCTTGAGTTGGACCAAATGAGAAGATGTTGTGGTAAATCTGACCGTGAGCTCGAAACGTATAGACTCCTGACTTCATGTTTGTGTATCTGTTGTCCAGACTGACTCCAAGGGTAGTGAATGAAAAGTGTCCATTGAAGTATCAAATGTTATCCCTAAAATGCACGGCATTGGGATCTGAACTTGTGTATAGCATTTTAAGTTCCAAGGGTGGTTCTAAGTGTGCCAACTTAACTTTTCCAGACTGGCAACAAAATCCATTTGTCTCATACTGGAACCTCTTTGCACCATAATGCTTGCAATCAGGTTTAGGTGCCAGCGTGTGAGTACTTACAGGTATATTCTCGTAGACACGATCATATGGATCAGGAACCGCTGTAAATGCATCCATCATGTCATCACAGTCTTCATCATCGCCTACATATACATGAGATGAATAGTGTTATATAGGTCTTGCAGTTTTTGTGCAATACATGTAGGGAAGTAAGGCATCCATGACAATGGAagtactcatcatcttcttcttcaaacTCATTATCGTCCGCAACAAAGCTTTCTGTTGGGGAACCTAGACATATGAAGCCATTGGGAGCCAATAATGAATTGTCCATTCTAAGTTATAAGGATGGTTCTGAATGTGTGTTATAATATAATCAGTAATGAAAAGAAGGCATCCACACCATAAGCATACCTGTGTTAGTGAAAACTCTGTGATCCTCTTCCACCGCTTCAGGTATGCTTTCAAGATTACCTGTTATTTCAATGATAGTGTAAAATACCGGCTAAACCTTTGAAAAAATTATAATATAATCAGTAATGAAAAGAAGGCATCCACACCATAAGCATACCTGTGTTAGTGAAAACTATGTGATCCTCTTCCACCGCTTCAGGTATGCTTTCAAGATTACCTGTTATTTCAATGATAGTGTAAAATACCGGCTCAACCTTTGAAAAAATTGGTGAGATAAACGAATGTGTATGTGAGAATTACCTTGAACCGTAGCAGAAGTTTGCGCCAGCGTACTTGGGCAGCTAAAGACATAAGAGCTTGATGATAGATGTCCCACCAACGAACCTTTAGGGTACTGCATTGCGACAGAATCCTTATAGAGGGTATCTCGTTTAGCTGCGTAGCTTGCTTTACGCTGAGCTAGGAGTGCTTGCCGCTCTTCGGGTGGTAGGCTTTTCCTACGTGCTCGCTGGCGTGCATTTCTTTCTTGCCTCTCATCTAGCGTCAAACTTTGCCTACGTGCTCGCTGGCTTGCATTCCTCTCATCAAGTGTTATGCGTTGTCTTTTCTTTCTTCTCTGTGCATTAATCCTTTCCTTCTCATTTGGTGTTAAATTTTGCCGACGTGCTCTCACACGTTCTCGCCTTGCTTGGATTTGTTCAAGGGTACGGCTAGCATATCTTAGTGCTTCGCGTGCACGCTTTTACCCTATAGTATTTTACGATGAATTAATTAAGTGGGTAAACAAAATTACATAAGCACACACTTTCGCCTTATAGACTTACCTTTGGAACTTTCTCCTCGCTCCAAGTACTCAATTGATGTCAGCATACCATTATTAGTAGGAAAAATCACAGCTGATTGGTTTGTCacttcatcatccgaagaagacGAGTAACTCAAATGCGTCACACATGTCGGCTCGCGTATAAATAGACCCGTCTGAGTCGGTGGCATGCCATTGGGCCCAGTTCTGTGGGACTTATTATTGTCATCGACCACTGTGTTATTTAAAGTTGAACCAATAGTCAGATTATACAAATATATGCAAAAAGATTGTTCCGCCAAGCGATAAGGGACAAGATAGCAACCTTTTTGTTTTCCTTTATTGCTTTGTTGGCACGAGGATTGTAACATTTGGGCGCAAGACCTGATTATTTCTCCCCAAATCAGAAGAGTATGAGGTTAGCCAAATGAATTAAAAGCTCAAAACACAAAAGCCAATAGGAATGTTATATGTAATCTAACAAGAATACTATTCTTTGCCAAAAGACAACATGATATTTTATTTTAAGCCAACGACATGTATGATAAATTTAGAGCAATTTATATTTAGATCTGAAATTGCACATATGATAAATTTCATCATCATCAAGTAACAATATGAATAAAACAAATGATATGCACATGTATGGTAGCCAAAAACTACAAATCAGAACATAGTAGTATACAGAAGTGATCAAGTATGAATTTTTCACAACATTTCCATAGAACCTATCACAATAGTTTCCAAGCATGTCTAATAATAGGCTTCACAACTTCCAGTCAACAGTGGGAGTATGAAGCATGATGCACTCACACATACTGAATATTCAGCCTAACTCACCCAGTATGTCCTGACCTTGTGATTATTCAGTTTCACACCTAAATCCAAGGGTTTCTCCTGGAGACTTCTAATTTCTGAGCTTGATGAGTATCTTTTGGACCTGCCATGTGGATCGTCATTTTAACAATCAGTGATTCGGTGAGAAAAAAAATTCCAATTGTAGTTGGAGCTGCCACTGAGTATTTATGTGCATATTTAGTACCAATGCATATTTACTATTTGGTTAACTTAAGCAACTATACTTCAAGATTTCAATTGTAAGCAATATCGCAATACAAGTATAATGTGGTACTACAAAAGTATAACATCAATTGACAAGGATGTGGCTATCCTGGTCCAGGAATCTATGCCAATAGATGAATAAAAAATCAAACTGCTATTATATTCGCTAATTATCAGTGCTAGCATTTATTGTGTAAAAATCATATTAGAATAGAAGTGGGCTAGCATAGCAATCTAAGCATAGTAAACCATTCCTCTAGTACTGGTGCTTGATCTCCTAATCAGATCAGTCATTTCTGTCATTGCACATCTACAATTGCACAAGTAAGAAGATCCACCCATACCTTGGTCCTTCACGAAGTAGAACAGAAGACGAAGTCCTCACAATCCGTTCAATCtgaagaatgtcgtgaccagcgtTTGGCTTCTTTGGGTGCAGCAGCGAGAGTCCCATTTGCTTTATATTGGTCTTCAATAGTAGTTTCTAGACAGCTCCACATTGGCGCGCGGATTTGAACTCAGAGTGCTAGaaaatttgatatatatatatatatatatatatatatatatatatatatatatatatatatatatatatatatatatatgggcctGCAAGGATGGTTTCTAGACAGTTCCGCCTGGGCGCGCGGGTTTGGCAGAAAATTTGAATTTGGGAGGCGGCATGGGTGGACAGGGTGACAGTAGCCAAGAATAGCGCGCCGGTGGGGAAGGGCAAGGAGTAGTAtgtggcggcgccgccgccgctgtgaATGAGCAGCTCGTAGCCGGCGGCGTACTTGGGGCAGTCAGCGTTGGAGGAGAGGGTGAAGGGGGCGGATGAGACatcgaggagggggaggtggtggcgatgGTGGGCGGAGGTCCGTGGGAACACTACCACAGAGGAAGAGGCAGAAGATCCGTCGGCGGCGGACCAACGGCGAAGGAGACGGGTGAGACGGCGGAGGGGACGGCAAGGGGGACAGAGGTGGCAGTGATGATCTACGCTAAGCCtgcagcagcagaggaggaggcagTACAGGCGTCGTTAGGCGGACGGCGACGGCGGCCTGCTTGCCGAGGTTGGCATCGCACGGGGAAGGGGGCAGAACCACGGAGGAGACGGCAAGGAGGATGGGGTCGTCGCGGCGGTGAGAGGTGGGGCTGGTAGAAGGCATAAGGcggggagaggggtggggaggggggcaggggTTGAACGGCACCGGCAGCTGCCACATCGCCGGATCGATTCCAGCGCTGCCGGCGGCGGTTCGTACGGTGCCTCCCGTTCTGGAGAGGAGATGGATAAGGTCGATAGTTGTTTTTTTTTACCTGGTGGGGGTGGGGCAGAGACTCGAACAGGAAAGATGGACTGAGGGGGCTTATCTGCAAATGTGTGATGCAGCGGGTGTTTTTTTGCAAAATGTACCACAGATTGGTTACAGTGCGTTGGATGCAGATCCGATGGTTGAAATTAAAGcaaggcaggcacaccatcatcaccaactcgtatttttataggagtagagatgagCATAAGGAAACTGTATGTTGGCTGAAATCTAATTTACGTCAAAGATGTAACAAATTGTTGAATTACCATTTTGTAGGCATCCACACAATCTTTGCACGCTCGACTTAATCATCTACTGCCTCAAATCTTGGATGATGTGATGCGACAAAAGATATGCATGAAAAACAATCAAATATGTGCACACTTTGCAGATCAGGTAATTCCTTATCGAGATGGAAGTTACCATAccttttattttcatatttttaGTTTGAATAGATAATCGTCTGAAGAGCAAAGACATTGTGTGCACCCTTATATTTGTAACAATTGTCTTGCATGAGACTCCAGCTACCAAGGTCCCTCCGGGGGCTTAACTGGGTGGAGCAAAAGCGGGATGAGGAAACATTATTTGCTTGTATGGAAAAGTTTATGGATATTACCATGGTATAGTTACCTGCATTCACTAGCCAGATCACTTAGAAGTAGAACTGTTCCTTGAAACAGACTTGGCTCATAAAGTTGACTTGACTACAGGCTACTACTCAGGCGATTgaaagcatcaatgatatgatcGGAAGAGTTACACAGGATCTTGATGTAATGTTTTTTCCCTTTCCGCTCTAGCTTGCTAGTTTTGGTTACCTGTATCAATTCTAGTTTCCTCTACCATATTTAAATAAGCAAATTAGCATATCTTGAAATGTAAGGGTACTGATTGTATTAACTCCATATATGAATGATTTCCACTATGCTACAATTATGTGCATTTACATATTTGAATCTATGCATATCTGTGTACCTATTTTTTTTGCTAACAGTGGTGTTTTATTTGATTAGTTGCCTAGTTACTGGGTTAACAGTGCTTTCTTTTCTAATGGGTATTCTAGGTTTTCCCTGACAAGTACTGTATTTGACTTGCTTATGTTTCAGAAGCGTACTTCAACTTCGAAAGCTGGCAGTGCTTCACAGAATCACAGTGACGACGGTGATACGGACTTGGGACTTTAGAGCTTATCGTGACATTCTTCTTGGCTTGCTCAGGCTGAGCCTGTTGTTCGACTCTTGCGTCTTCTTTTAGTCTCGAATGATTGGCTA encodes the following:
- the LOC123104090 gene encoding uncharacterized protein isoform X1, with product MQYPKGSLVGHLSSSSYVFSCPSTLAQTSATVQGNLESIPEAVEEDHIVFTNTGNLESIPEAVEEDHRVFTNTGDDEDCDDMMDAFTAVPDPYDRVYENIPVSTHTLAPKPDCKHYGAKRFQYETNGFCCQSGKVKLAHLEPPLELKMLYTSSDPNAVHFRDNI
- the LOC123104090 gene encoding uncharacterized protein isoform X2, encoding MQYPKGSLVGHLSSSSYVFSCPSTLAQTSATVQGNLESIPEAVEEDHIVFTNTGNLESIPEAVEEDHRVFTNTGDDEDCDDMMDAFTAVPDPYDRVYENIPVRRWMKPELEGQHC